In a single window of the Rhodothermia bacterium genome:
- a CDS encoding transposase, with protein MIANVHKAILYLSRWYEGARHDFGMMKIEFPPDFFAHTKLLADLGFLGVDKHFVAVEAIMPKKKPKGGILTEVDKIENRKKSSARITIEHVIGFLKRFRVLSEKLRRMKRETAEMILEICAGLCNLKLKNSKHEFWLLYKQLRIC; from the coding sequence ATGATTGCAAACGTCCATAAAGCGATTTTGTACTTGAGTCGTTGGTATGAAGGCGCCCGACATGACTTCGGCATGATGAAGATTGAGTTCCCCCCAGACTTTTTTGCTCATACAAAACTGCTTGCAGACTTGGGTTTTTTAGGCGTAGATAAACACTTTGTTGCAGTAGAAGCTATTATGCCAAAAAAGAAACCCAAAGGAGGAATATTAACAGAAGTGGATAAAATAGAAAATCGAAAAAAGAGTTCTGCAAGAATCACAATCGAGCATGTAATTGGGTTCTTAAAACGATTCCGAGTATTGTCTGAAAAACTTAGACGTATGAAAAGAGAGACTGCTGAAATGATACTGGAAATTTGTGCAGGATTATGCAATTTAAAGCTTAAAAATTCAAAACATGAATTTTGGCTATTGTA